One Ferroacidibacillus organovorans genomic window, CTGAACCTGGCGTGCGGGACAGTGAAAAGACCGTCGGTGCGCTCTTGTAGCGGGTCGCCGGTGTCTTTCCGCGCTCAAGCGCCGCCGCATACACCATCGCTTTAAATGTTGAACCAGGCTGCCGCATGGCTTGTGCGCGGTCATAGGGACTTGTGCGATAGTCGCGGCCGCCCGAATAGGCCAAAATATCGCCATTTTGCGGATCCATTACGACCACCGCCGCCTGCAGTCCGGGAAACGGCTGCAGCTTTGTCTTGATGATCTGATCGACGTGTCGCGAAAGGGTGACATCAAGCGGTGTGTGGATCATCAGGCCGCCCCGGTAGAGATCGTCGCTCGTCAGATGAAACTGCTGCTTGAGATCGCGCGTTGCCGCATCGACAAAATAGGGCGCGTCCGTTTGCGCAGCGGTGCGCCGGATGTATGTGAGCGGCTGTCGTTCTGCGGCGCGCGCGGCGGCTGTTGTAATGAAACCTGCGTGTACCATGGCGGATAGCACCGTATGTTGTCGCTCCTTTGCCGCTTTTGGATGCAACAGCGGATCATAGAGGCTTGGCCCCTTTGGCAGTCCTGCGAGCATCGCGCTTTCTGCCAGGGTCAATCGCGAGACGGGCTTGCCAAAATACGAGAGTGAGGCGGTTCCAATTCCTGTGGCGCCTTCTCCATAGTAGATGACATTCAGGTAGTCACTAAGGATTTGCGGTTTTGTATAGTGCCACTCCAGTTGCATGGCCAGGAGCATTTCGCGCATTTTTCGCGAAAGTGTGCGATCGCTTGTCAAGAAAAGGTTTTTAGCCAGTTGTTGTGTGATCGTGGAGCCGCCTTGCACGACGTGGCCCGCGCCGACATTGGCCAAGAGCGCGCGTGCGATTCCTTTTAGATTGATGCCGTGATGCGCGTAAAACTGACGGTCTTCGATCGCAACGGTCGCTTCTTGCAGGCTCAGTGGAATGTCCGCAAGTGTGACAACCTGGCGCGTGACTCCGGCAGATACGAGATCGGCGAGGCCTTTTCCATCAGACGCGAGGATGCGCGAAGGGTCCATGATGATCCCTTTTGGAAGTGGGGCATATTTCAGGTAGCCGAGTGTGCAGAGAAAAAAGCCCGCAAGGCTTGAGCTGATGAGAATCATCGGCTTTGCCTGAAAGAGACGCAGTATGCGCCGCGGTTCATCCGTGTGCGGTGGGTGGGGTGATTCTACTGTGATGCGAAAAAGTGTGGCAGGCGTGAGTAACAGGGGGTGAAGTCTCCATTTGCGCAATGCGGTCGCCTCCTTGCGTTTCCAGTATGCCCCAGTTCATCGAAACAAAATCAGGTGCGTCAAGGAGCGCTTGGCACAGGTGCTACGATGGATCGAAGCGTTCTGCGGCCTTTTTTAAACAACTTCAAAGAGATGTCGTCGCAGGATCGCCGATTTGCTATACTAGCGAAGATGTTTATTGTGAGGACGAGGAGTGTCAAGATGGAACTTTGGTATACGGAGAAACAAACGGCGAATTACGGGATCACGGCGAAGATCAAAGAGTCCCTTCACACGGAGACGAGCGAGTTTCAAGACATCGCGATGATTGACACGCTGGAGTGGGGGCGCATGCTCGTACTTGACGGCTGTGTGATGACAACCGATCGCGACGAATTCGTGTACCACGAGATGATCTCGCATGTGGCGCTTAGCGCGCACAAAAATCCGCAAAAGGTGCTTGTCGTAGGCGGAGGGGACGGTGGCGTGATCCGCGAAGTGATCAAGCATCCGACCGTGACGCACGCCGTGCTCGCAGAGATTGACGGGCGGGTTATTGATGTATCGAAGAAATATCTGCCGGCGATTGCATGTGCGCTTGACGATCCGCGCGTCTCGGTGCGCGTGATTGACGGCATCGCGCACGTCAACGAGAGCGAAGGCGAGTATGACGTGATCATCGTGGACTCAACCGACCCAATCGGGCCTGCAGTCGGTTTATTTGCACGGGACTTTTATGAAGCGATCTATCGCGCGCTGCGCCCGGATGGCATCGTCGTGGCGCAGACGGAGTCGCCGTTTTTTAACGGTGAACTGATCGCGCGCGTCTTTGGGGATCTTTCGTCGCTCTTTGCGCAGACGCACCTCTATCTCGCGTCCATTCCGACCTACCCGAGCGGACTTTGGAGCTTCACGATTGGCAGCAAGGTGTATGATCCAAAAACGATCGCCGATCTTGCGCGGACAAGCCAGCTTGTCACGAAGTATTACACGCCGGAACTGCACGCTGCCGCGTTTGCGTTGCCGCGCTTTGCCAAGGAGTTGGTCACAAAGTGAGGGGACATCGCGAACCGTTTGACCCGGCGTACACGGGGCAGTCGTTTATTGGCGCAAAAGATGGATACGAGGCTGCGCGCGCGGTGATCTATGGTATGCCGATGGACTGGACGACGTCGTTTCGGCCAGGGACGCGGCTTGGGCCACGGCGCATTCGTGAAGTGTCGCTCGGGCTAGAAGAGTACAGCCCGTATCTCGACCGCAGCCTTTTGGATGCGAGTTTTGTGGATATGGGAGACATTCCACTGCCTTTTGGCAATCCCGATCGCAGC contains:
- a CDS encoding transglycosylase domain-containing protein, which gives rise to MRKWRLHPLLLTPATLFRITVESPHPPHTDEPRRILRLFQAKPMILISSSLAGFFLCTLGYLKYAPLPKGIIMDPSRILASDGKGLADLVSAGVTRQVVTLADIPLSLQEATVAIEDRQFYAHHGINLKGIARALLANVGAGHVVQGGSTITQQLAKNLFLTSDRTLSRKMREMLLAMQLEWHYTKPQILSDYLNVIYYGEGATGIGTASLSYFGKPVSRLTLAESAMLAGLPKGPSLYDPLLHPKAAKERQHTVLSAMVHAGFITTAAARAAERQPLTYIRRTAAQTDAPYFVDAATRDLKQQFHLTSDDLYRGGLMIHTPLDVTLSRHVDQIIKTKLQPFPGLQAAVVVMDPQNGDILAYSGGRDYRTSPYDRAQAMRQPGSTFKAMVYAAALERGKTPATRYKSAPTVFSLSRTPGSAYLVHNFADDYAYHNLDMQQAIARSDNVYAVHTALDTGLLHVIKTARALGLPDDMKPYPSLALGVFPVSPLQMARAYAVFANGGLLVHPHFVSRITDAQGHVLRRAPDDRLQVLRPGIAAQMTQMLTHVMKPGGTGYRVASLLTEPVAAKTGTTDTDAWMVGYTPRAVCAVWVGYDQMRPLSSLASHVAAPIFANVMEQAIRERPSSGFLATATSGIENVAIDPETGQRATSMCPDRDILPFRAGTAPTVTCVAHPEKNAPVWERAWNAVRSLFGG
- the speE gene encoding polyamine aminopropyltransferase, encoding MELWYTEKQTANYGITAKIKESLHTETSEFQDIAMIDTLEWGRMLVLDGCVMTTDRDEFVYHEMISHVALSAHKNPQKVLVVGGGDGGVIREVIKHPTVTHAVLAEIDGRVIDVSKKYLPAIACALDDPRVSVRVIDGIAHVNESEGEYDVIIVDSTDPIGPAVGLFARDFYEAIYRALRPDGIVVAQTESPFFNGELIARVFGDLSSLFAQTHLYLASIPTYPSGLWSFTIGSKVYDPKTIADLARTSQLVTKYYTPELHAAAFALPRFAKELVTK